One window of Trinickia caryophylli genomic DNA carries:
- a CDS encoding F0F1 ATP synthase subunit epsilon has product MATIKVDVVSAEEQIFSGQAKFVALPGEAGELGILPGHTPLITRIRPGAVRIEAENGEEEFVFVAGGILEVQPGAVTVLADTAIRGKDLDEAKADQARKRAEEALQNSGSNLEYATAQAELAYAVAQLAAIQRLRKMRTQH; this is encoded by the coding sequence ATGGCAACCATTAAAGTAGACGTCGTCAGCGCGGAAGAGCAGATCTTCTCCGGCCAGGCGAAATTCGTCGCGCTGCCGGGCGAAGCCGGTGAGCTCGGGATTCTGCCGGGCCATACGCCGCTCATCACGCGCATTCGCCCGGGCGCCGTGCGCATCGAGGCCGAAAACGGCGAAGAGGAGTTTGTCTTCGTCGCGGGCGGTATCCTCGAAGTGCAGCCCGGTGCGGTGACCGTGCTTGCCGATACGGCAATTCGCGGCAAGGATCTCGACGAAGCAAAGGCCGATCAGGCGCGCAAGCGCGCCGAAGAGGCACTGCAGAATTCGGGCTCCAACCTCGAATACGCAACGGCGCAGGCCGAGCTGGCCTATGCCGTCGCGCAGCTGGCTGCGATCCAGCGCCTGCGCAAGATGCGCACGCAGCACTGA
- a CDS encoding transporter substrate-binding domain-containing protein, giving the protein MKKTMLACLLGAAAVCSGVGIPALAETAETPPAAASRLDAIMASGKLRVCTTGDYKPYSFLKADGTFEGIDIDMAEALAKSLGAKAEYVKTTWSNLMRDFIARCDIAVGGVSTTLERQKHVFFTEPYMVDGKAPIVRCADVDKYQTLAQIDSPGTRVIVNPGGTNERFAKQYLGHATLTVYPDNVTIFKQILAGKADVMVTDASETLLQQKLNPGLCSVHPDKPFQYGEKAYMVPRGDLVYQQYVDQWLHLARATGEFQTIADKWLK; this is encoded by the coding sequence ATGAAGAAAACCATGCTCGCCTGCTTGCTCGGCGCGGCCGCCGTCTGTTCGGGTGTCGGCATCCCCGCACTGGCCGAAACCGCCGAGACGCCGCCGGCCGCGGCCTCGCGCCTCGATGCGATCATGGCGAGCGGCAAGCTGCGCGTGTGCACGACGGGCGACTACAAGCCTTATTCGTTCCTCAAGGCGGACGGCACATTCGAGGGCATCGACATCGACATGGCCGAGGCGCTGGCCAAATCCCTCGGCGCGAAGGCCGAGTACGTGAAGACGACGTGGTCGAACCTGATGCGCGATTTCATCGCACGCTGCGATATCGCGGTCGGCGGCGTGTCCACCACCCTCGAGCGCCAAAAACATGTTTTCTTCACTGAACCGTACATGGTGGACGGCAAGGCGCCGATCGTGCGCTGTGCGGACGTCGACAAGTACCAGACGCTCGCGCAGATCGACTCGCCGGGCACACGCGTGATCGTGAACCCCGGCGGGACGAACGAAAGGTTCGCGAAGCAGTATCTCGGTCACGCCACGTTGACGGTCTACCCCGACAACGTGACGATCTTCAAACAGATCCTGGCCGGCAAGGCCGACGTCATGGTCACCGACGCGTCGGAAACGCTGCTGCAGCAAAAGCTCAACCCCGGACTCTGTTCGGTGCACCCCGACAAGCCGTTCCAGTACGGCGAGAAAGCCTACATGGTGCCGCGCGGCGATCTCGTCTACCAGCAATACGTCGACCAGTGGCTTCACCTTGCGCGCGCAACGGGGGAATTCCAGACAATTGCCGACAAATGGCTGAAGTAG
- the hemE gene encoding uroporphyrinogen decarboxylase has product MASTLLNDTFLRALLREPTDYTPVWLMRQAGRYLPEYNATRERAGSFLGLAKNPDYATEVTLQPLDRYPLDAAILFSDILTIPDAMGLGLSFAAGEGPRFAHPVRTEADVARLAVPDIGATLGYVTDAVREIRRALTDGQGRQRVPLIGFSGSPWTLACYMVEGGGSDDFRTVKAMLYGRPDLMHRILDVNARAVAAYLNAQIEAGAQAVMIFDTWGGALADGAYQRFSLAYTAEVVRHLKREHAGARVPVITFTKGGGQWLEEISATGVDAVGLDWTVDLARARERVGQRVALQGNLDPAVLFAPAETIRAEARAVLERFGNHAGHVFNLGHGISQFTPPDAVAELVDEVHRASRAIRAQEAGA; this is encoded by the coding sequence GTGGCCTCCACCCTGCTCAACGACACTTTTCTGCGCGCGCTCCTGCGCGAGCCGACCGATTACACGCCTGTCTGGCTCATGCGCCAGGCCGGACGCTACCTGCCCGAGTACAACGCCACGCGCGAGCGTGCCGGCAGTTTTCTGGGCCTTGCGAAAAATCCCGACTACGCGACGGAGGTCACGCTTCAGCCGCTCGATCGGTATCCTCTCGATGCCGCCATCCTGTTCTCGGACATACTGACGATTCCCGACGCGATGGGGCTCGGGCTTTCGTTCGCGGCGGGCGAGGGACCGCGCTTTGCCCATCCGGTGCGCACCGAAGCCGACGTCGCGCGCCTTGCGGTGCCCGATATCGGCGCGACGCTCGGCTACGTGACGGATGCGGTGCGCGAGATCCGCCGGGCGCTCACGGACGGCCAGGGGCGCCAGCGCGTGCCGCTCATCGGTTTTTCCGGCAGCCCGTGGACGCTCGCCTGTTACATGGTGGAAGGCGGTGGCTCGGACGACTTCCGAACCGTCAAGGCAATGCTCTATGGCCGGCCCGACCTGATGCATCGGATCCTCGACGTCAACGCGCGGGCCGTGGCGGCGTATCTGAATGCGCAGATAGAGGCCGGCGCGCAGGCCGTCATGATCTTCGACACCTGGGGCGGTGCCCTGGCCGATGGCGCCTATCAGCGGTTCTCGCTCGCCTACACGGCCGAAGTGGTGCGGCATCTGAAGCGCGAGCACGCCGGCGCGCGCGTGCCCGTCATTACGTTCACGAAGGGCGGCGGCCAGTGGCTGGAAGAGATCTCCGCCACGGGCGTCGACGCCGTGGGGCTCGACTGGACCGTCGATCTCGCCCGCGCGCGCGAGCGCGTCGGCCAGCGTGTGGCGCTGCAGGGCAACCTCGATCCCGCTGTGCTGTTTGCGCCGGCCGAGACGATTCGCGCCGAGGCACGCGCCGTTCTCGAGCGTTTCGGCAATCACGCCGGGCACGTGTTCAACCTGGGGCATGGTATTTCCCAGTTCACGCCGCCCGACGCCGTGGCCGAACTCGTGGACGAGGTGCACCGTGCGAGTCGCGCCATCAGGGCCCAAGAGGCTGGAGCATAA
- a CDS encoding AMP-binding protein, protein MAMQAPKASASIAPHDGSSYVRGATDVPLSEATIPQFLADTVEQFPDRLAVVFREQGIRWTWREFAEEVDVLAAGFASLGIGRGDRVGIWSPNRVEWLMTQFATARLGAILVNINPAYRLAELEYALNKSGCTAIVAAERFKTSHYLEMLRTLAPELDHAKPGDLHAARLPHLRTVVRMGDTATPGMLTFCELVESGRVALDRAALDAVCAGLSCRDPINIQFTSGTTGNPKGATLTHRNVVNNARFIAMAMRLTQADSLCIPVPLYHCFGMVLAVLACVSSGATMVFPGEAFEPGATLAAVSEERCTALHGVPTMFIAELDHPEFDHFDLTSLRTGIMAGSPCPIETMKRVVARMHLSEITIAYGMTETSPVSFQSSTTDPLDKRTSTVGRIQPHLEARIVDAMGQTLPVGETGELWTRGYSVMLGYWDEEARTREAVVDGWMRTGDLATIDAEGYCNIVGRLKDMLIRGGENIYPREIEEFLFRHPKIQSVQVFGVPDARYGEEVCAWVILRPGETMTDEELREYCRGQIAHYKVPRYVRFVEEMPMTVTGKVQKFVMREQMVDALGLAAPKTC, encoded by the coding sequence ATGGCCATGCAAGCCCCCAAAGCGAGTGCCTCGATCGCCCCGCACGATGGATCGTCCTATGTGCGCGGCGCGACCGATGTCCCCCTTTCCGAAGCAACGATTCCGCAGTTCCTCGCCGATACGGTCGAACAGTTTCCCGATCGGCTGGCCGTTGTCTTTCGCGAGCAGGGTATTCGCTGGACCTGGCGCGAATTCGCCGAGGAAGTCGATGTACTCGCAGCGGGTTTCGCTTCGCTCGGCATCGGCCGCGGCGATCGCGTGGGCATCTGGTCGCCGAACCGTGTGGAATGGCTGATGACGCAGTTCGCCACGGCACGCCTCGGCGCCATTCTCGTGAACATCAATCCGGCCTACCGGCTCGCCGAACTCGAATACGCGCTCAACAAATCGGGCTGCACAGCCATCGTTGCTGCCGAGCGCTTCAAGACGTCGCACTATCTGGAGATGCTTCGCACGCTGGCCCCTGAGCTCGATCATGCGAAGCCGGGAGACTTACACGCCGCGCGCCTGCCGCACCTGCGCACCGTCGTTCGCATGGGCGATACGGCCACGCCTGGGATGCTGACGTTTTGCGAACTCGTGGAGAGCGGCCGCGTCGCGCTCGATCGCGCGGCGCTCGATGCCGTCTGCGCCGGCCTTTCGTGCCGCGACCCGATCAACATTCAGTTTACGAGCGGCACTACCGGCAACCCGAAGGGGGCGACGCTCACGCACCGCAACGTCGTGAACAACGCGCGTTTCATCGCGATGGCGATGCGGCTCACCCAGGCCGATTCGCTTTGCATTCCCGTGCCGCTTTATCACTGCTTCGGAATGGTCCTGGCGGTGCTCGCCTGCGTTTCATCGGGTGCGACGATGGTGTTTCCGGGCGAAGCATTCGAGCCGGGCGCAACGCTCGCGGCCGTCAGCGAAGAACGCTGCACGGCGTTGCACGGGGTGCCGACCATGTTCATCGCCGAACTCGACCACCCCGAGTTTGACCACTTCGATCTCACCTCGCTGCGCACCGGCATCATGGCCGGTTCGCCGTGCCCGATCGAAACGATGAAGCGCGTGGTGGCGCGCATGCACCTATCCGAGATCACGATCGCCTATGGCATGACCGAGACGAGCCCGGTTTCTTTCCAGAGTTCGACCACCGACCCGCTCGACAAGCGCACGTCGACGGTGGGGCGCATCCAGCCCCATCTCGAGGCGCGCATCGTCGACGCGATGGGGCAGACCCTGCCTGTGGGCGAAACGGGGGAGCTGTGGACGCGCGGCTACTCGGTCATGCTCGGCTACTGGGACGAGGAGGCGCGCACGCGCGAGGCCGTCGTCGACGGATGGATGCGCACGGGCGATCTGGCGACGATCGATGCCGAGGGCTACTGCAACATCGTCGGCCGTCTGAAGGACATGCTGATTCGTGGTGGCGAAAACATCTACCCGCGCGAAATCGAGGAGTTTCTGTTCCGGCACCCCAAGATTCAGAGCGTGCAGGTATTCGGTGTGCCGGACGCCCGGTACGGTGAGGAAGTGTGCGCCTGGGTGATCCTGCGGCCCGGCGAGACGATGACCGACGAGGAACTGCGGGAGTATTGCCGCGGGCAGATTGCCCACTACAAAGTGCCTCGCTACGTGCGTTTCGTCGAGGAAATGCCGATGACGGTCACAGGCAAGGTGCAGAAATTCGTGATGCGCGAACAGATGGTTGACGCGCTGGGATTGGCCGCGCCGAAAACATGCTGA
- the putA gene encoding trifunctional transcriptional regulator/proline dehydrogenase/L-glutamate gamma-semialdehyde dehydrogenase, which produces MASTTLGVKVDDLLRTRLKEAAARLERTPHWLIKQAIFAYLERIEHGQVPPELSGATELAEFGESAPGEHDEDGAPHPFLDFAQSVQPQSVLRAAITAAYRRPEPECLPFLIGEARMPAALASDARKMAAGLVEALRAKRTGGGVEGLIHEFSLSSQEGVALMCLAEALLRIPDRATRDALIRDKISKGDWKSHVGHAPSLFVNAATWGLMITGKLVTTNSEAGLSSALTRLIGRGGEPLIRKGVDMAMRLMGEQFVTGETISEALANSRKYEARGFRYSYDMLGEAATTEEDAQRYYASYEQAINAIGKAAGGRGIYEGPGISIKLSALHPRYSRAQQERTMNELLPRVRSLAILARRYDIGLNIDAEEADRLEISLDLLEALCFDPELAGWNGIGFVVQAYQKRCPYVIDYVIDLARRSRHRIMVRLVKGAYWDSEIKRAQVDGLEGYPVYTRKVYTDVSYLACAKRLLGAPDAVFPQFATHNAHTLSAIYHLAGQNYYPGQYEFQCLHGMGEPLYEEVTGRDKLNRPCRIYAPVGTHETLLAYLVRRLLENGANTSFVNRIADETVPVDSLVADPVDEASKIVPLGAPHAKIPLPRQLYGAERLNSTGLDLSNEHRLASLSSALLASAHHTWRAAPMLGSNEPATGTARDVRNPADQRDLVGTVVEATREHVNTALANAVAAAPIWQATPVEARADCLARAADLLEAQMHTLMGLIVREAGKSLPNSIAEIREAVDFLRYYSAQIRDEFSNDTHRPLGPVVCISPWNFPLAIFMGQVAAALAAGNTVLAKPAEQTPLIAAQAVRILREAGVPAGAVQLLPGDGETVGAALVADARVRAVMFTGSTEVARLINKTLSSRLDPDGRPIPLIAETGGQNAMIVDSSALAEQVVADVMQSAFDSAGQRCSALRVLCLQDDVAERTLTMLKGAMRELSVGNPDRLSADVGPVIDGEARRTIENHIAAMREKGRAVTQLPLDQACAHGTFVAPTLIEIDSLAELKREVFGPVLHVVRYRRAELDQLLEQIRATGYGLTLGIHTRIDETIAHVIGRAHVGNIYVNRNVIGAVVGVQPFGGEGLSGTGPKAGGALYLQRLLAKRPAGLPKALAAALVADTREAQADGAAASSPRAALAALRDWLIAEREPALAARCDGYLENLPAGATAVLPGPTGERNTYTLGARGTVCCVPSTASGARAQLAAVLATGNRALFSGAAGEALVAALPAPLKAFASVQPSTDAPYDAVLFEGDSDELLAFVKEVAKRPGPIVSVQGVATNAFADGADEDYALERLLTERSVSVNTAAAGGNASLMTIG; this is translated from the coding sequence ATGGCAAGCACCACCCTAGGCGTGAAGGTCGACGACCTCCTCCGTACGCGGCTCAAGGAAGCCGCAGCGCGTCTCGAGCGCACCCCCCACTGGCTCATCAAGCAGGCGATCTTCGCTTATCTCGAGAGAATCGAGCATGGGCAGGTGCCGCCCGAGCTGTCGGGTGCAACCGAGCTCGCGGAGTTCGGCGAAAGCGCGCCCGGCGAGCACGACGAGGATGGTGCGCCACATCCGTTCCTCGACTTCGCGCAGAGCGTGCAGCCGCAGTCCGTGCTGCGTGCCGCGATCACGGCCGCCTACCGGCGCCCCGAGCCCGAGTGCCTGCCGTTCCTGATCGGCGAAGCCCGCATGCCGGCGGCGCTCGCGAGCGATGCGCGCAAGATGGCGGCGGGCCTCGTCGAGGCCTTGCGCGCGAAGCGCACGGGCGGCGGTGTGGAGGGTCTCATTCACGAGTTCTCGCTCTCGAGCCAGGAAGGCGTCGCGCTCATGTGCCTGGCCGAGGCGTTGCTGCGCATTCCCGATCGGGCGACGCGCGACGCGCTCATTCGCGACAAAATCAGCAAGGGCGACTGGAAGTCTCACGTCGGACACGCGCCGTCGCTCTTCGTCAATGCGGCCACCTGGGGTCTCATGATCACGGGCAAGCTCGTTACGACCAATAGCGAGGCAGGGCTCTCGTCCGCGCTCACGCGTCTGATCGGCAGGGGCGGCGAGCCGCTGATCCGCAAGGGCGTGGATATGGCGATGCGCCTGATGGGCGAGCAGTTCGTCACGGGCGAGACGATCTCCGAGGCGCTCGCGAACAGCCGCAAGTACGAAGCGCGCGGTTTCCGCTACTCGTACGATATGCTCGGCGAGGCCGCCACGACGGAAGAAGACGCACAGCGCTACTACGCCTCCTACGAGCAGGCGATCAACGCCATCGGCAAGGCGGCCGGCGGCCGTGGCATCTATGAAGGGCCGGGCATCTCGATCAAGCTCTCGGCGCTGCATCCGCGCTACTCGCGCGCCCAGCAGGAGCGCACGATGAACGAGCTGCTGCCGCGGGTGCGCTCGCTCGCGATCCTCGCGCGCCGCTACGACATCGGCCTGAACATCGACGCCGAGGAAGCGGATCGCCTCGAAATCTCGCTCGATCTGCTCGAAGCGCTGTGCTTCGATCCGGAGCTTGCGGGCTGGAACGGCATTGGCTTCGTCGTGCAGGCCTATCAGAAGCGCTGCCCGTACGTGATCGACTATGTGATCGATCTCGCGCGCCGCAGCCGCCATCGCATCATGGTGCGCCTCGTGAAGGGCGCTTATTGGGACAGCGAAATCAAGCGCGCACAGGTGGACGGCCTCGAGGGCTACCCTGTCTACACGCGCAAGGTCTACACCGACGTGTCGTATCTGGCCTGCGCGAAGCGGCTGCTCGGCGCGCCCGATGCCGTTTTCCCGCAGTTCGCCACGCACAACGCGCATACGCTCTCGGCGATCTATCACCTTGCCGGGCAGAACTACTATCCGGGGCAGTACGAGTTCCAGTGTCTGCACGGCATGGGCGAGCCGCTCTATGAAGAGGTGACGGGCCGCGACAAGCTGAACCGGCCCTGCCGCATCTACGCGCCCGTCGGCACGCATGAAACGCTGCTCGCCTACCTCGTGCGGCGTCTGCTGGAAAACGGCGCGAACACCTCGTTCGTCAACCGCATCGCCGACGAAACCGTGCCGGTCGATTCCCTCGTTGCCGACCCGGTCGACGAGGCATCGAAGATCGTGCCGCTTGGCGCGCCGCACGCGAAGATCCCGCTGCCGCGCCAGCTCTACGGCGCCGAGCGCCTCAATTCGACGGGGCTCGATCTCTCGAACGAGCACCGGCTCGCGTCGCTCTCGTCGGCGCTGCTCGCGAGTGCGCATCATACGTGGCGTGCCGCGCCGATGCTCGGCAGCAACGAGCCGGCCACGGGCACCGCGCGCGACGTGCGCAACCCGGCCGATCAACGCGATCTCGTCGGCACCGTCGTCGAGGCGACGCGAGAGCATGTGAATACCGCGCTCGCGAATGCCGTTGCGGCGGCACCGATCTGGCAGGCGACGCCGGTGGAGGCCCGTGCGGACTGCCTGGCCCGCGCGGCCGATCTGCTCGAGGCGCAGATGCACACGCTGATGGGCCTCATCGTGCGCGAGGCCGGTAAATCGCTGCCGAACTCGATCGCCGAAATCCGCGAAGCCGTCGATTTCCTGCGCTATTACTCGGCGCAGATCCGAGACGAATTCTCGAACGACACGCACCGCCCCCTCGGGCCGGTCGTCTGCATCAGCCCGTGGAACTTCCCGCTTGCGATTTTCATGGGGCAGGTGGCCGCGGCGTTGGCCGCGGGCAACACGGTGCTCGCGAAGCCGGCCGAGCAAACGCCGCTCATTGCCGCGCAGGCGGTACGTATTCTGCGTGAGGCCGGCGTGCCGGCCGGCGCCGTGCAACTGCTGCCCGGCGACGGCGAGACGGTCGGCGCGGCGCTCGTGGCCGACGCACGCGTGCGTGCCGTCATGTTCACGGGTTCCACGGAAGTCGCTCGCCTCATCAACAAGACGCTTTCGAGCCGGCTCGACCCGGACGGCAGGCCGATTCCTCTGATTGCCGAGACGGGCGGCCAGAACGCGATGATCGTCGATTCGTCGGCGCTCGCGGAGCAGGTGGTCGCCGACGTCATGCAGTCGGCCTTCGACTCGGCTGGCCAGCGCTGCTCGGCGCTGCGCGTACTGTGTCTGCAGGACGACGTGGCCGAGCGCACGCTCACGATGCTCAAGGGCGCCATGCGCGAGCTGTCGGTCGGCAACCCCGATCGGCTCTCGGCCGACGTCGGCCCCGTCATCGACGGCGAGGCGCGCCGCACGATCGAGAACCATATCGCCGCAATGCGCGAGAAGGGCCGCGCCGTCACGCAGCTTCCGCTCGATCAGGCCTGCGCGCACGGCACGTTCGTCGCGCCGACGCTGATCGAAATCGACAGCCTTGCCGAACTCAAGCGCGAGGTTTTCGGGCCCGTGCTGCACGTCGTGCGGTATCGCCGCGCCGAACTGGATCAACTGCTCGAGCAGATCCGCGCGACGGGCTACGGACTCACGCTCGGCATCCATACGCGCATCGACGAAACCATCGCACACGTGATCGGGCGGGCACATGTGGGCAACATCTACGTGAACCGCAACGTGATCGGCGCAGTGGTGGGGGTGCAGCCGTTCGGCGGCGAGGGGCTGTCGGGCACGGGGCCGAAGGCCGGCGGCGCGCTCTATCTGCAGCGGCTGCTTGCGAAGCGCCCGGCCGGCTTGCCGAAGGCGCTCGCGGCCGCGCTCGTCGCCGACACCCGCGAGGCGCAGGCGGACGGCGCCGCGGCGTCGAGCCCGCGCGCTGCGCTTGCGGCGTTGCGCGACTGGCTCATCGCCGAGCGCGAGCCGGCGCTCGCGGCCCGCTGCGACGGTTATCTGGAAAACCTGCCGGCGGGCGCCACCGCGGTGCTGCCGGGGCCGACGGGCGAACGCAATACCTATACGCTCGGCGCGCGAGGCACGGTATGCTGCGTGCCTTCGACGGCGAGCGGCGCGCGCGCCCAGCTCGCGGCCGTGCTGGCGACGGGCAACCGCGCGTTGTTCTCGGGTGCGGCCGGCGAGGCGCTCGTGGCCGCGCTGCCGGCGCCGCTCAAGGCGTTTGCGAGCGTGCAGCCGAGTACCGACGCGCCTTACGATGCGGTTCTTTTCGAAGGCGACAGCGACGAGCTGCTGGCGTTCGTGAAGGAAGTGGCCAAGCGTCCGGGGCCGATTGTGTCCGTGCAAGGCGTGGCGACGAACGCGTTCGCCGACGGCGCCGACGAGGACTACGCGCTGGAGCGTTTGCTCACCGAGCGCTCGGTCAGCGTGAACACGGCTGCGGCGGGCGGCAATGCGAGTTTGATGACGATCGGCTGA
- a CDS encoding primosomal protein N' → MTEVFVRVALDHPLPTLFDYRCNPALRPMPGMLVCVPFGRRQVVGLVCEVAQHSDVAPQRLRDVAAACVGCAPLSPEWLALVAFAGDYYQRSTGEVALPALPQALRDPARWPRLFARRKLYRLTNTGREALPEALPARASALRRLAMALGDGPGLTAGEARALCAKASAALAEWETAGWVEARETDARAEGAGSGASNVTVPASGAGEGIVSAPSRPTLTDEQAAAVEAIREARGFAPFLLHGVTGSGKTEVYLHALDALFAAQPDAQALVLVPEINLTPQFEAAFRRRFAALHGAASIVTLHSAMADGERAQSWLAAHEGRARIVLGTRLAVLASLPNLALVIVDEEHEPAYKQQEGLRYSARDLAVWRAKQLAIPIVLGSATPSLESWWQAEQGRYRRLTLARRALADAALPAVRLIDLEEERRRGRASAEGLSATLVAALKARLERGEQSLVFLNRRGYAPVLSCDACGWVAGCPRCSAYVVLHKPERALRCHHCGWETRIPRACPDCGNVDIAPFGRGTQRVEEALALLVPGARVLRIDADSTRRKGSAEQLFSDVHAGEVDILVGTQMIAKGHDFQRVSLVGVLNADAALFSHDFRAGERLFAQLMQVSGRAGRAGLAGEVLVQTRYPRHALYQALVRHDYVGFAASTLAERRDARLPPFVYQALLRAEARTLEAALAFLGAAAAALGEIEAAGHVTVYDPVPMTIVKVANAHRAQLLLESASRAALLATLRAWQPALRTLKGVLRFSLEVDPLDI, encoded by the coding sequence GTGACTGAGGTTTTCGTGCGCGTCGCGCTCGACCATCCGCTGCCGACGCTTTTCGACTATCGCTGCAACCCGGCGCTGCGTCCCATGCCAGGCATGCTCGTTTGCGTGCCGTTCGGACGGCGGCAGGTGGTGGGGCTCGTTTGCGAGGTGGCGCAGCACAGCGACGTTGCGCCGCAGCGGCTGCGCGATGTCGCCGCGGCCTGTGTCGGCTGCGCGCCGCTTTCGCCCGAGTGGCTCGCCCTCGTGGCATTCGCCGGGGATTACTACCAGCGCTCGACGGGCGAAGTCGCGTTGCCGGCGCTGCCGCAAGCCTTGCGCGACCCGGCTCGCTGGCCACGGCTTTTCGCAAGGCGGAAACTTTATCGGCTGACGAACACCGGCCGCGAGGCGCTGCCCGAAGCACTGCCGGCCCGGGCGAGCGCGCTTCGCCGGCTCGCCATGGCGCTTGGCGACGGCCCGGGGTTGACCGCGGGCGAGGCACGCGCGCTCTGCGCGAAAGCCAGTGCCGCACTCGCCGAATGGGAGACTGCCGGCTGGGTCGAGGCGCGCGAGACCGACGCCCGGGCGGAAGGCGCCGGCTCGGGTGCCTCGAACGTTACGGTGCCTGCGAGCGGCGCGGGCGAGGGCATCGTTTCGGCGCCCTCGCGGCCCACGCTGACCGACGAGCAGGCTGCCGCGGTGGAGGCGATTCGCGAGGCGCGCGGCTTCGCGCCGTTCCTGCTGCACGGTGTGACCGGCAGCGGCAAGACCGAGGTCTACCTGCACGCGCTCGATGCGCTTTTCGCCGCGCAGCCCGACGCCCAGGCGCTCGTGCTCGTGCCGGAAATCAACCTGACGCCGCAGTTCGAGGCCGCGTTTCGCCGCCGGTTCGCCGCATTGCACGGTGCGGCCTCGATCGTCACGCTGCACAGTGCGATGGCGGACGGCGAACGCGCCCAGAGCTGGCTTGCGGCGCACGAGGGCCGTGCGCGCATCGTGCTCGGCACGCGGCTCGCCGTGCTCGCGTCGCTGCCGAACCTTGCGCTCGTGATCGTCGACGAGGAGCACGAGCCCGCTTACAAGCAGCAGGAGGGGCTGCGCTATTCGGCGCGCGACCTGGCGGTCTGGCGCGCCAAGCAGCTTGCGATACCGATCGTGCTGGGCTCGGCCACGCCGTCGCTCGAAAGCTGGTGGCAGGCCGAGCAGGGGCGCTACCGGCGGCTCACGCTCGCGCGCCGCGCGCTGGCCGACGCGGCACTGCCGGCCGTACGTCTGATCGACCTCGAAGAGGAGCGCCGGCGCGGCCGGGCCAGCGCCGAAGGGCTTTCGGCCACGCTCGTGGCGGCGCTCAAGGCACGGCTCGAGCGCGGCGAGCAGAGTCTCGTTTTTCTGAACAGGCGCGGCTATGCGCCCGTGCTCTCGTGCGACGCGTGCGGCTGGGTGGCCGGATGCCCGCGCTGCAGCGCCTATGTGGTGCTGCACAAACCCGAGCGGGCGCTGCGCTGCCATCACTGCGGGTGGGAGACGCGTATCCCGCGCGCGTGCCCGGACTGCGGTAACGTCGATATCGCGCCGTTCGGTCGCGGCACGCAGCGCGTCGAGGAGGCGCTCGCGTTACTCGTGCCCGGTGCGCGTGTGCTGCGCATCGACGCCGACAGCACGCGGCGCAAAGGCAGCGCCGAACAGCTTTTTTCCGACGTTCACGCGGGCGAGGTCGATATCCTAGTCGGGACGCAGATGATCGCGAAGGGGCACGACTTCCAGCGCGTGTCGCTCGTCGGCGTGTTGAACGCCGATGCGGCGCTTTTTTCGCATGATTTTCGCGCCGGCGAGCGGCTGTTCGCGCAGTTGATGCAGGTGAGCGGGCGCGCGGGTCGGGCCGGCTTGGCCGGAGAGGTGCTCGTTCAGACGCGCTATCCACGCCACGCGCTCTATCAGGCGCTCGTGCGCCACGACTACGTGGGGTTTGCGGCGTCGACGCTGGCGGAGCGCCGCGACGCGCGGCTGCCGCCGTTCGTCTACCAGGCGTTGCTGCGCGCCGAAGCGCGCACGCTCGAGGCGGCGCTCGCATTTCTCGGCGCGGCTGCCGCGGCGCTCGGCGAAATCGAGGCGGCCGGGCATGTGACCGTGTACGACCCGGTGCCGATGACCATCGTCAAAGTGGCGAACGCCCATCGGGCGCAACTCCTGCTCGAAAGCGCGTCGCGCGCGGCGCTGCTTGCCACGCTGCGCGCCTGGCAGCCGGCGCTGCGCACGCTCAAGGGCGTGCTGCGCTTCAGTCTCGAAGTCGATCCGCTCGATATCTGA